Proteins encoded together in one Paracidovorax wautersii window:
- a CDS encoding D-serine ammonia-lyase yields the protein MTSAATHLEESPTLAALRGAEPCLWLNPRRQAEPAAQQRALGETISLDDTKAAAARFERFAPLLAQLFPELAETQGVIESPLVPAAALQPDVGLPAGRGALWIKADHSLPVAGSIKARGGIHEVLEFAERLALEQGLLTPASGPEEYRQLASPAARAVFGRYQVAVGSTGNLGLSIGVAASALGFRAAVHMSADAKEWKKERLRRRGVEVVEHAGDYEKAVAAGRTQAEADPFCHFVDDERSLSLLLGYSAAALHLRTQLADAGIAIDAEHPLFVYLPCGVGGAPAGIAFGLRQLLGPHVHCLFAEPVQSPCFLVQMLAGEGAHPSVYDLGLNNRTEADGLAVPRASLLAAALMQPLLSGSFTVRDETLFEQLVQVLDATGARIEPSAAAGCGGPAMLTGSPAGQAWLQAQGLAPHLAQATHVVWTTGGLFVPPEEYERFVARGRALLQAQGR from the coding sequence ATGACTTCTGCCGCCACCCACCTTGAAGAAAGCCCGACGCTCGCCGCCCTGCGCGGCGCCGAGCCCTGCCTGTGGCTCAACCCCCGTCGCCAGGCAGAGCCGGCCGCACAGCAGCGGGCGCTAGGGGAAACCATTAGTCTCGATGATACGAAAGCCGCGGCGGCCCGCTTTGAACGTTTTGCTCCGCTGCTCGCCCAGCTCTTTCCGGAACTCGCCGAGACCCAGGGCGTGATCGAGTCGCCCCTGGTGCCCGCCGCTGCGCTGCAGCCGGACGTGGGCTTGCCGGCAGGGCGGGGTGCGTTGTGGATCAAGGCCGATCACAGCCTGCCGGTGGCAGGTTCCATCAAGGCCCGCGGCGGCATCCATGAAGTGCTGGAGTTCGCCGAGCGGCTGGCGCTGGAGCAGGGACTGCTCACGCCCGCCTCCGGCCCGGAGGAGTACCGGCAGCTGGCCTCGCCCGCCGCGCGGGCCGTGTTCGGCCGCTACCAGGTGGCCGTGGGTTCCACCGGCAACCTGGGCCTGAGCATCGGCGTGGCCGCGTCCGCTCTGGGCTTTCGCGCCGCGGTGCACATGTCGGCCGATGCCAAGGAATGGAAGAAGGAGCGCCTGCGCCGCCGCGGCGTCGAGGTGGTCGAGCACGCCGGCGACTACGAAAAAGCCGTGGCCGCCGGCCGCACCCAGGCCGAGGCCGACCCGTTCTGCCACTTCGTGGACGATGAGCGCTCCCTGTCGCTGCTGTTGGGCTACAGCGCTGCCGCGCTGCACCTGCGCACGCAGCTGGCCGACGCGGGCATCGCCATCGATGCCGAGCACCCGCTGTTCGTCTACCTGCCCTGCGGCGTGGGCGGCGCGCCGGCCGGCATCGCCTTCGGGCTGCGCCAGCTGCTGGGCCCGCATGTGCATTGCCTGTTTGCCGAGCCGGTCCAGTCGCCCTGTTTCCTGGTGCAGATGCTGGCCGGGGAGGGCGCCCACCCCTCGGTCTACGACCTGGGCCTGAACAACCGCACGGAGGCCGATGGCCTGGCCGTGCCCCGGGCGTCCCTGCTGGCGGCCGCGCTCATGCAGCCGCTGCTGTCCGGCTCTTTCACGGTGCGTGACGAGACCTTGTTCGAGCAGCTGGTGCAGGTGCTGGACGCCACCGGCGCGCGCATCGAACCTTCGGCGGCCGCGGGCTGCGGCGGACCGGCGATGCTGACCGGCTCCCCGGCCGGCCAGGCCTGGCTGCAGGCGCAGGGCCTGGCGCCGCATCTGGCGCAGGCCACGCACGTCGTCTGGACCACCGGCGGCCTGTTCGTGCCGCCCGAAGAGTACGAGCGCTTCGTCGCCCGCGGGCGCGCGCTGCTGCAGGCGCAGGGCCGCTGA
- a CDS encoding tripartite tricarboxylate transporter substrate binding protein, translated as MNRKMMLSALLCAMGAAAFAPAFAQDKFPSKPITLVIPFPPGGATDVLGRLIGKKLGDKLGQSVVIDNRAGAGTVIGATYVAKAAPDGYTLLLSSGTTFTVNPAVRPKLPYDPVKSFEPIGIAGRTGLILLANKNVPVNDVKQFVSTVKAAPEKYSYGSFGAGTTSQFAAELFFHAAGVKVQHVPYKGSAPAMVDLMGGQIPFTVDTVSAAVPQLKDGKIKAIAVTSAKRSPLLPTVPTLAESGFPGVEMDTWLAMMAPAGLPPAVKSHLELALAQVVSDPEMRDKMLANGFEPAYASSKAVSALIEKELPLMRAVAQRAGITAD; from the coding sequence ATGAACCGCAAGATGATGTTGTCCGCACTGCTGTGCGCCATGGGCGCTGCCGCCTTCGCCCCGGCCTTCGCGCAGGACAAGTTTCCGAGCAAGCCCATCACGCTGGTGATCCCTTTCCCGCCCGGTGGCGCCACCGACGTGCTGGGCCGCCTCATCGGCAAGAAGCTGGGCGACAAGCTGGGCCAGAGCGTGGTGATCGACAACCGCGCCGGTGCAGGCACCGTGATCGGCGCCACCTACGTGGCCAAGGCGGCGCCGGACGGCTACACGCTGCTGCTCAGTTCGGGCACGACCTTCACGGTCAACCCGGCCGTGCGCCCCAAGCTGCCGTACGACCCGGTCAAGAGCTTCGAGCCCATCGGCATCGCCGGCCGCACGGGCCTGATCCTGCTGGCCAACAAGAACGTGCCGGTCAATGACGTGAAGCAGTTCGTGAGCACGGTGAAGGCCGCACCGGAGAAGTATTCGTACGGCTCCTTCGGCGCGGGCACCACCTCGCAGTTCGCGGCCGAGCTGTTCTTCCACGCCGCCGGCGTGAAGGTGCAGCACGTGCCGTACAAGGGCAGCGCGCCCGCGATGGTCGACCTGATGGGCGGGCAGATCCCGTTCACGGTGGACACCGTTTCCGCCGCCGTGCCCCAGCTCAAGGACGGCAAGATCAAGGCCATCGCCGTCACCTCGGCCAAGCGCTCGCCCCTGCTGCCGACGGTGCCCACGCTGGCCGAAAGCGGCTTTCCCGGCGTGGAGATGGACACCTGGCTGGCGATGATGGCGCCCGCCGGCCTGCCGCCCGCCGTCAAGTCCCACCTCGAACTGGCCCTGGCCCAGGTCGTGTCGGACCCGGAGATGCGTGACAAGATGCTCGCCAACGGTTTCGAGCCGGCCTATGCGTCCTCCAAGGCCGTGAGCGCGCTGATCGAAAAGGAGCTGCCGCTGATGCGCGCCGTCGCCCAACGGGCCGGCATCACGGCGGACTGA
- a CDS encoding LysR family transcriptional regulator: MDIRLSPSLLAWLRCFDAAARHGSFTRAAAELCITQGAVSQQVKQLEQWLGRPVFLRTPRTLVPTPEGKWLSVVLRESFEAIEGTLAQMRLAGEAPPATLSCSPSFAMQWLTPRMGDFFRQYPDLGLRVFGEFHRLDRTRMVRDGIEAAVRFDLGGYDDLRATAFLDEWLMPVASPAFLAAQPALDSPRQLQPEWLLHDSSPWEGAGAFEEWQHWAAQNGMDSLAWAQGQQFNLSQLALGAALAGQGVAMGRAALVLDDVAAGRLVPLFGSVRSRASYSFVTTPQPSPAMLRVQEWLADEARRFMALRQTVLPNPP; the protein is encoded by the coding sequence ATGGATATCCGCCTTTCCCCGTCCCTGCTCGCCTGGCTGCGCTGTTTTGATGCAGCGGCCCGGCATGGCAGCTTCACACGTGCCGCTGCCGAGCTGTGCATCACCCAGGGCGCCGTCAGCCAGCAGGTGAAGCAGTTGGAGCAGTGGCTGGGCCGCCCGGTGTTCCTGCGCACGCCGCGCACGCTGGTGCCCACGCCGGAGGGCAAATGGCTGTCGGTGGTGCTGCGCGAGAGCTTCGAGGCCATCGAGGGCACGCTGGCGCAGATGCGCCTGGCCGGCGAAGCGCCCCCGGCCACGCTGAGCTGTTCGCCCTCCTTCGCCATGCAGTGGCTGACGCCGCGCATGGGCGATTTCTTCCGCCAGTACCCCGATCTGGGTCTGCGCGTGTTCGGCGAATTCCACCGGCTGGATCGCACCCGCATGGTGCGTGATGGGATCGAGGCCGCCGTGCGCTTCGATCTGGGCGGCTACGACGACCTGCGTGCCACCGCTTTTTTGGACGAGTGGCTGATGCCGGTCGCGAGCCCGGCTTTCCTGGCAGCGCAGCCTGCCCTGGATTCGCCCCGGCAACTGCAGCCCGAATGGCTGCTGCACGACAGCAGCCCCTGGGAAGGCGCCGGCGCCTTCGAGGAATGGCAGCACTGGGCCGCGCAGAACGGCATGGACAGCCTTGCATGGGCGCAAGGCCAGCAGTTCAATCTGTCGCAGCTGGCGCTGGGGGCCGCGCTCGCCGGCCAGGGGGTGGCCATGGGCCGCGCGGCCTTGGTGCTGGACGACGTGGCGGCCGGCCGGCTGGTGCCTTTGTTCGGCAGCGTGCGCTCCCGCGCGAGCTATTCCTTCGTCACCACGCCGCAGCCCAGTCCGGCCATGCTGCGGGTTCAGGAGTGGCTGGCCGATGAAGCCCGGCGCTTCATGGCGCTGCGCCAGACCGTGCTGCCCAACCCACCATAA
- a CDS encoding YjfB family protein produces the protein MDVSLTNAIVNTAVAQTQQETSDAVNTAVLKKALDIQASTAATLISALPQPQLATSGSLGTQVNTFA, from the coding sequence ATGGACGTTTCGCTCACCAATGCCATCGTCAACACCGCTGTCGCACAGACCCAGCAGGAGACGTCCGACGCCGTCAACACCGCCGTGCTGAAGAAGGCGCTGGACATCCAGGCCAGCACCGCCGCCACCCTGATCAGCGCCCTGCCCCAGCCGCAGCTGGCCACCTCGGGCAGCCTGGGCACCCAGGTGAACACGTTCGCCTGA
- a CDS encoding dihydrolipoyl dehydrogenase, with product MSEMLDAVIIGGGTAGLAALREVRKRTDRYLLVNDGPWGTTCARVGCMPSKMLIEAANAFEARRKLDTFGIRGGDGLRVDMPAVLARVRELRDDFVSGTMKSTNDDERVISGRGRLLDAHRVEVNGQVHATRSIVIATGSRPTVPEPWLAFGDRILTTDTLFEQPTLGPRMAVIGLGPLGVEMAQALKRLGVEVTAFGTQKAVAGLTDPELNDTMLKLLQAEFTVSIGDDVELREVAGGIEVRNGSATVVVDQVLAAMGRRPNLEHLGLDTLGVELDDKGLPPIDPRSLQIGDLPVFVAGDADGDRSLLHEAADEGHIAGLNAVSSEPRGFRRRTRLAITFCQPQAAVVGRRHAALKDEDVVTGRVDFARQGRARVAQSAAGRLHVYAERSTGKLLGAELCAPAGEHMAHLLALAIGQELTVQEMLGMPFYHPVLEEGLRTALRDAASHLPRISDSDLAACGAFGASALD from the coding sequence ATGAGCGAGATGCTGGACGCGGTGATCATCGGCGGGGGAACCGCGGGGCTGGCGGCCCTGCGCGAGGTGCGCAAGCGCACGGACCGCTACCTGCTGGTGAACGACGGACCCTGGGGCACCACCTGCGCCCGGGTGGGCTGCATGCCGTCCAAGATGCTCATAGAGGCGGCCAATGCCTTCGAGGCCCGGCGCAAGCTGGACACCTTCGGCATCCGCGGCGGCGACGGGCTGCGCGTGGACATGCCTGCGGTGCTGGCGCGCGTGCGCGAACTGCGTGACGACTTCGTGTCCGGCACGATGAAATCCACCAACGACGATGAGCGCGTGATATCCGGCCGGGGGCGGCTGCTGGATGCGCACCGCGTGGAGGTCAACGGCCAGGTGCATGCCACCCGCAGCATCGTCATCGCCACGGGCTCGCGGCCGACCGTGCCGGAACCCTGGCTGGCCTTCGGTGACCGCATCCTGACGACCGACACCCTGTTCGAGCAGCCCACGCTGGGCCCGCGCATGGCGGTGATCGGACTGGGCCCGCTGGGTGTGGAGATGGCGCAGGCGCTGAAGCGCCTCGGCGTCGAGGTGACCGCGTTCGGCACGCAGAAGGCCGTGGCCGGCCTGACGGATCCGGAACTCAACGACACGATGCTCAAGCTGCTGCAGGCCGAGTTCACCGTCTCCATCGGCGACGACGTCGAGCTGCGCGAGGTGGCCGGCGGCATCGAGGTGCGCAACGGCTCGGCCACCGTGGTGGTGGACCAGGTGCTGGCCGCCATGGGCCGCCGCCCCAACCTGGAGCACCTGGGCCTGGACACCCTGGGCGTGGAGCTGGACGACAAGGGCCTGCCGCCCATCGATCCGCGCTCGCTGCAGATCGGCGACCTGCCGGTGTTTGTGGCGGGCGATGCGGACGGCGACCGCTCGCTGCTGCACGAGGCGGCGGACGAAGGCCATATCGCCGGGCTGAACGCCGTGTCGTCCGAGCCGCGGGGCTTTCGCCGCCGCACGCGCCTGGCCATCACCTTCTGCCAGCCGCAGGCCGCCGTGGTGGGGCGGCGCCACGCCGCGCTGAAGGACGAGGATGTGGTGACGGGCCGGGTGGATTTCGCCCGCCAGGGCCGGGCCCGCGTGGCGCAGAGCGCCGCCGGCCGGCTGCATGTGTATGCCGAGCGCAGCACGGGCAAGCTGCTGGGCGCCGAGCTGTGCGCCCCGGCCGGCGAACACATGGCGCACCTGCTGGCGCTGGCGATCGGCCAGGAACTGACCGTGCAGGAAATGCTGGGCATGCCGTTCTACCACCCGGTGCTGGAGGAAGGCCTGCGGACGGCGCTGCGCGACGCGGCATCCCATCTGCCGCGCATCAGCGACTCCGACCTCGCCGCCTGCGGCGCCTTCGGCGCCAGCGCGCTGGACTGA
- a CDS encoding FAD-dependent oxidoreductase produces MQTTDFAIIGAGIAGASIGWQLASAGSVLLLERESQPGYHTTGRSAALFMETYGTPNIQALTRASRAFYDAPPAEFGGDPLLSPRGVVYVAGPDQLDLLDAHVADALARSPNVQRVDKEPLLQMLPCLREEAVAAGMSEPDAADIDVHALHQGYLRGLRQRGGQVRTGAEVTGLAREGGAWRITLADGSTVHARTVVNAAGAWADVIAGLAGVPPIGLEPRRRTAFTFPVPDGMDAHGWPAVVAIDESFYFKPDAGQLLGSPANADPTHPHDVVPEELDVATGIYHIEQMTTFQIRRPSHTWAGLRSFVPDGDLVIGWDNHVPGFFWLAAQGGYGIQSAAGASLLARQLVLGEPLDAALVQEGVDVPGLSPARLR; encoded by the coding sequence ATGCAAACCACCGACTTCGCCATCATCGGTGCCGGCATCGCCGGCGCCTCCATCGGCTGGCAGCTCGCCAGCGCCGGCAGCGTGCTGCTGCTGGAGCGTGAATCCCAGCCCGGATACCACACCACCGGCCGCTCGGCCGCGCTGTTCATGGAGACCTACGGCACGCCCAATATCCAGGCGCTCACGCGCGCCAGCCGGGCCTTCTACGACGCGCCGCCGGCCGAGTTCGGGGGTGACCCGCTGCTGTCGCCGCGCGGCGTGGTCTACGTGGCCGGGCCCGACCAGCTCGACCTGCTGGACGCGCATGTCGCCGATGCCTTGGCGCGCTCGCCCAACGTGCAGCGCGTGGACAAAGAGCCGCTGCTGCAGATGCTGCCTTGCCTGCGCGAAGAAGCCGTGGCCGCCGGCATGAGCGAGCCCGACGCCGCCGACATCGACGTGCACGCCCTGCACCAGGGCTACCTGCGCGGCCTGCGCCAGCGCGGCGGGCAGGTACGCACGGGGGCCGAGGTGACGGGCCTCGCGCGGGAGGGCGGCGCCTGGCGCATCACGCTCGCCGACGGCAGCACGGTGCACGCGCGCACCGTGGTGAACGCGGCTGGCGCCTGGGCCGACGTGATTGCCGGGCTGGCCGGCGTGCCGCCGATCGGGCTGGAGCCGCGCCGGCGCACGGCCTTCACCTTTCCGGTGCCGGACGGCATGGATGCGCACGGCTGGCCGGCCGTGGTGGCGATCGACGAATCGTTCTATTTCAAGCCCGACGCGGGGCAGCTGCTGGGATCGCCCGCCAATGCCGATCCCACCCACCCGCACGACGTGGTGCCCGAAGAGCTGGACGTGGCCACCGGCATCTACCACATCGAGCAGATGACGACCTTCCAGATCCGCCGCCCTTCGCACACCTGGGCGGGGCTGCGCTCCTTCGTGCCCGACGGCGATCTGGTGATCGGCTGGGACAACCATGTGCCCGGCTTCTTCTGGCTGGCCGCGCAGGGTGGCTACGGTATCCAGAGCGCGGCGGGCGCCTCGCTGCTGGCGCGGCAGCTGGTACTGGGCGAGCCGCTGGATGCGGCGCTGGTGCAGGAAGGGGTGGACGTGCCGGGCCTGTCGCCCGCACGGCTGCGCTAG
- a CDS encoding amidase family protein: MTTDTRLVELSANELRHRIGTREISPVELLEACIDRIEAVNPYVNAVTATCFDRARAEAKAAEKAVLAGEPLGLLHGLPMGVKDLEATAGLLTTYGSQIYRENVPTQDNVLVARLRAAGAIVTGKTNIPDMGAGANSRNTVWGATGNPFNPNLNAGGSSGGAAAALACDMLPVCTGSDTGGSLRIPAAKCGVVGFRPSPGVVPSSRKLLGWTPISVVGPMGRTVAEACLQLAASAGMSAGDPLTYPLDPLSFLNPEAVDLGSLRVGFTEDFGACDVDDGIRSVFRRKIASMRHLFKSCDEIRFDLGDVHRCFDVLRAEAFVASTRDAYARDPASLGPNTRANYEMGAAMSLLDSAWAQAEQTRILARFQQAFEEFDIILAPTTPVSPFPWTELYASHINGQPQANYYRWLALTYVTTLTTHPSLSLPCGRDTAGMPFGLQVVGRFRDDHRTLGVGHALEQAFAAIPELQRPRPALDQLVHAQPSLKSIVTEAPHIDDARGIPRAGRSASAGEASAV, encoded by the coding sequence ATGACCACTGACACCCGCCTGGTGGAGCTGTCCGCCAACGAACTGCGCCACCGCATCGGCACGCGCGAGATCTCGCCCGTCGAACTGCTGGAGGCGTGCATCGATCGCATCGAGGCCGTGAACCCGTACGTGAACGCCGTCACCGCCACCTGCTTCGACCGCGCCCGCGCGGAGGCCAAGGCGGCCGAGAAGGCCGTGCTGGCCGGCGAACCGCTGGGCCTGCTGCACGGTCTGCCGATGGGCGTGAAGGACCTCGAAGCCACGGCCGGCCTGCTGACCACCTACGGCTCGCAGATCTACCGCGAGAACGTGCCCACGCAGGACAACGTGCTGGTCGCGCGCCTGCGTGCGGCCGGCGCCATCGTCACCGGCAAGACCAATATTCCCGACATGGGCGCGGGTGCCAATTCGCGCAACACGGTGTGGGGCGCCACGGGCAACCCGTTCAATCCCAACCTGAACGCGGGTGGCTCGTCCGGCGGCGCCGCGGCGGCGCTGGCCTGCGACATGCTGCCTGTGTGCACGGGCTCCGATACCGGCGGCTCGCTGCGCATCCCGGCCGCCAAGTGCGGCGTGGTGGGCTTCCGGCCTTCGCCCGGCGTGGTGCCCAGCTCGCGCAAGCTGCTGGGCTGGACGCCGATCTCCGTCGTCGGCCCCATGGGCCGCACGGTGGCCGAGGCCTGCCTGCAGCTGGCCGCGTCCGCAGGCATGTCGGCCGGCGACCCGCTGACCTATCCGCTCGACCCGCTGAGCTTTCTGAACCCCGAAGCGGTCGATCTCGGCAGCCTGCGCGTGGGCTTCACCGAAGACTTCGGCGCCTGCGATGTGGACGACGGCATCCGCAGCGTGTTCCGTCGCAAGATCGCCTCCATGCGCCATCTGTTCAAGAGCTGCGACGAGATCCGCTTCGACCTGGGCGACGTGCACCGCTGCTTCGACGTGCTGCGGGCGGAGGCCTTCGTGGCCAGCACGCGCGACGCCTATGCGCGCGACCCGGCGAGCCTGGGCCCCAACACCCGCGCCAACTACGAGATGGGCGCCGCCATGTCGCTGCTGGACAGCGCCTGGGCGCAGGCCGAGCAGACGCGCATCCTGGCGCGCTTCCAGCAGGCGTTCGAGGAATTCGACATCATCCTCGCGCCCACCACGCCCGTGTCGCCTTTCCCCTGGACGGAGCTGTACGCCAGCCACATCAACGGCCAGCCGCAGGCCAACTACTACCGCTGGCTGGCACTGACCTACGTGACCACGCTGACCACGCACCCCTCGCTGTCCCTGCCGTGCGGCCGCGACACCGCAGGCATGCCCTTCGGCCTGCAGGTGGTGGGGCGCTTCCGCGACGATCACCGCACGCTGGGCGTCGGGCACGCGCTGGAGCAGGCCTTCGCCGCCATTCCCGAGCTGCAGCGGCCCCGCCCCGCGCTGGACCAACTGGTGCATGCGCAGCCCTCGCTCAAGTCCATCGTGACCGAAGCGCCGCACATCGACGATGCCCGGGGCATTCCCCGCGCCGGCCGCTCGGCCTCGGCGGGTGAAGCCTCCGCCGTCTGA
- a CDS encoding YigZ family protein → MPHTLAAPFHSELIIKKSRFIGCVQPVADRAAAQAIVDTLWKQHPGAAHVCWALLAGGQSAAVDDGEPGGTAGRPMLDVLRHQDLEGVLATVVRYFGGVKLGAGGLVRAYTDTIAQALLTADKVPLQRMALLACEVPYALEGMLRRRIEAAGAELLQVEHGTLVRLQMRLPQSQAQAFMVEASEAGQGRVAWADGADGMNP, encoded by the coding sequence ATGCCTCACACCCTCGCCGCGCCCTTCCACAGCGAACTCATCATCAAGAAAAGCCGCTTCATCGGCTGCGTCCAGCCGGTGGCGGACCGCGCGGCGGCGCAGGCCATCGTGGACACGCTGTGGAAGCAACACCCGGGCGCAGCGCACGTGTGCTGGGCGCTGCTGGCCGGCGGCCAGTCTGCCGCTGTGGACGACGGCGAGCCCGGGGGCACGGCCGGACGGCCGATGCTGGACGTGCTGCGCCACCAGGATCTGGAGGGCGTTCTGGCCACCGTGGTGCGCTACTTCGGCGGCGTGAAGCTGGGCGCGGGCGGCCTGGTACGCGCCTATACCGACACCATCGCGCAGGCCTTGTTGACGGCCGACAAGGTGCCGCTGCAGCGGATGGCGCTGCTGGCGTGCGAGGTGCCCTACGCCCTGGAAGGCATGCTGCGCCGCCGCATCGAAGCGGCCGGAGCCGAACTGCTGCAGGTCGAGCATGGCACGCTGGTACGACTGCAGATGCGGCTGCCGCAATCCCAGGCGCAGGCGTTCATGGTCGAAGCCAGCGAGGCTGGCCAGGGCCGGGTTGCGTGGGCCGATGGCGCAGACGGAATGAACCCGTAA